A section of the Ruania halotolerans genome encodes:
- a CDS encoding hydroxyacid dehydrogenase — protein sequence MATIRPHTTLVMARGTFERQFGPEEYHRLESLATLGDPAYIPDLAAVGPERLALTEVLLTSWGCPPITDTDLDAMPRLRAVLHAAGSVRALLPPSVHSRGIAVATAAEQNAVPVAEYTLAAVILAGKRALPLAAEGRLNPGTWESSFETSQLSNHGRRIGLVGFSKIGRRVLELLRVLDHGPILVADPMADPAEVRRLGGELAPLDVVLAQSEILSLHAPLLPETQGMIGADQLAQMPAGGTLINTARGALVDHEALLSECASGRLDAILDVTDPEPLPAGHPLLALPNVTVTPHLAGSLGTETRRLTQFTLDGLEAFVAGQPVPGAVTDESAQVSA from the coding sequence GTGGCGACCATCCGCCCCCACACCACCCTGGTGATGGCGCGTGGCACCTTCGAGCGACAGTTCGGCCCGGAGGAGTACCACCGGCTCGAATCCCTCGCCACCCTTGGCGACCCCGCCTACATACCTGACCTGGCCGCCGTCGGGCCGGAGCGGTTGGCGCTCACGGAGGTGCTGCTCACCTCGTGGGGATGCCCGCCGATCACCGATACGGACCTGGACGCGATGCCGCGGCTGCGCGCCGTGCTGCACGCCGCCGGAAGTGTGCGCGCCCTGCTCCCGCCGAGCGTGCATTCGCGTGGCATCGCCGTGGCCACCGCTGCCGAGCAGAACGCCGTCCCCGTTGCGGAGTACACACTCGCTGCCGTGATCCTCGCGGGCAAGCGGGCCCTCCCACTTGCCGCCGAGGGACGCCTGAACCCCGGTACTTGGGAGTCCTCGTTCGAGACCTCCCAGCTGTCCAACCACGGCCGCAGGATCGGCCTGGTCGGGTTCTCGAAGATCGGCCGCCGTGTGCTCGAGCTGCTCCGCGTGCTCGATCACGGCCCGATCCTGGTGGCCGATCCGATGGCCGATCCGGCCGAGGTGCGCCGGCTGGGCGGCGAACTCGCCCCGCTGGACGTGGTGCTGGCCCAGTCGGAGATCCTCTCCCTGCACGCACCCTTGCTGCCGGAAACGCAGGGGATGATCGGCGCCGACCAGCTGGCGCAGATGCCTGCCGGGGGCACCCTCATCAACACCGCCCGGGGTGCGCTTGTGGACCACGAAGCGCTGTTGTCGGAGTGCGCGAGTGGCCGACTGGACGCGATCCTCGACGTCACCGACCCGGAGCCGCTGCCCGCCGGGCACCCGTTGCTCGCACTGCCGAACGTCACCGTCACCCCGCACCTGGCCGGATCCCTCGGCACCGAGACCCGGCGACTGACCCAGTTCACCCTTGATGGTCTGGAGGCGTTCGTCGCCGGTCAACCGGTACCCGGTGCCGTCACCGACGAGAGTGCGCAGGTGTCCGCATGA
- a CDS encoding LacI family DNA-binding transcriptional regulator translates to MTQTTGDDPRLAGASSRQAEVLAAVTERGMIRVTELAAELGVTPVTVRRAVGELADAGLVRRVHGGATAVGPRPSTAARRTGTWPVAGSAVGSGSAGMLVPSLDYYWPDVARGAEEEAQRLGLRVTLRGSVYHAPDERGDVQRLIDAGARGLLMAPTLRGAGGELMREWLAEAPVPVVLMERTAAVGGVRRSVESVITDHADGTAMAVHHLVGLGHRRVGVALSKDSPHVQQIRAGWRATCDDHSLDSTGVVDRSIPDRRQPDFEDAIDSIIDEVAATGTTALLVHSDPEAIRLIQRAEERGISVPGDLSVVSYDDQVAAMTAPALTAVRPPRRTIGRTAVGLLAARMADPGRPVHRVLVSPTLMVRDSSGPPSP, encoded by the coding sequence ATGACGCAAACGACGGGTGATGACCCGAGGCTCGCTGGCGCAAGCTCGCGGCAGGCCGAGGTGTTGGCCGCCGTGACCGAGCGCGGCATGATCCGGGTGACGGAGCTGGCCGCGGAGCTTGGGGTCACCCCGGTGACGGTGCGGCGCGCTGTGGGCGAACTGGCCGATGCGGGACTGGTGCGCCGCGTGCATGGGGGTGCGACCGCCGTCGGCCCTCGCCCGAGCACCGCAGCCCGGCGGACCGGAACCTGGCCGGTGGCCGGATCCGCCGTCGGCAGCGGCAGCGCCGGCATGCTCGTGCCCTCGCTGGACTACTACTGGCCGGATGTGGCGCGCGGCGCGGAAGAAGAGGCGCAGCGCCTCGGGCTCCGCGTGACGCTGCGGGGGTCGGTCTATCACGCCCCGGACGAGCGCGGTGATGTGCAGCGGTTGATCGATGCGGGGGCGCGCGGACTCTTGATGGCGCCCACGTTGCGCGGCGCCGGAGGTGAGTTGATGCGGGAGTGGCTTGCTGAGGCGCCCGTGCCGGTGGTGCTGATGGAACGCACGGCGGCGGTCGGGGGCGTGCGGCGCAGCGTGGAGTCGGTGATCACCGATCACGCCGACGGCACTGCGATGGCCGTGCACCACCTCGTCGGGCTCGGACACCGGCGAGTCGGGGTGGCGCTGAGCAAGGACTCGCCCCACGTGCAGCAGATCCGCGCCGGATGGCGCGCTACCTGCGACGACCACAGTCTCGATTCCACCGGCGTGGTGGACCGGTCCATCCCGGATCGGCGCCAACCGGACTTCGAGGACGCGATCGATTCGATCATCGACGAGGTGGCGGCCACGGGCACCACCGCCTTGCTGGTGCACTCCGACCCCGAGGCGATCCGGCTGATTCAGCGTGCCGAGGAGCGCGGGATCAGCGTGCCCGGCGACCTCTCGGTGGTCTCCTATGACGACCAGGTGGCGGCGATGACCGCTCCTGCTCTGACCGCCGTCCGGCCGCCGCGGCGGACCATCGGACGGACCGCTGTTGGACTGCTCGCCGCCCGGATGGCCGACCCCGGCCGGCCGGTGCATCGGGTGCTGGTCAGCCCGACCTTGATGGTGCGCGACTCGAGCGGGCCGCCGAGCCCCTGA
- a CDS encoding AMIN-like domain-containing (lipo)protein: MDYSLPRPEPGEFVPYDYASQIQEQSGGGLELVELRTAGHDGFDRFVAEYTLPHGYNGDPGLYVAYVDCAGTEGTGEEIPITGADILQVSIIGASPRVSDDGVWAETPEVDPPGAAITDIDYQEPTGGSHVLHLGVGHERANFRVFSLIDPMRVVVDVRHPN, translated from the coding sequence ATGGACTACTCGCTGCCGAGACCCGAGCCGGGCGAGTTCGTGCCCTACGACTATGCCAGTCAGATTCAGGAACAGAGTGGCGGTGGTCTCGAGCTCGTCGAGCTCCGGACCGCGGGGCACGACGGGTTCGACCGGTTCGTCGCCGAGTACACCCTTCCCCATGGCTACAACGGCGATCCGGGACTCTACGTGGCGTATGTCGACTGCGCGGGCACGGAAGGTACGGGCGAGGAGATTCCCATCACCGGCGCCGACATCCTGCAAGTCTCCATCATCGGCGCCTCCCCGCGCGTCTCCGACGATGGCGTCTGGGCCGAGACGCCCGAGGTCGACCCACCCGGAGCCGCCATCACCGACATCGACTACCAGGAACCGACCGGCGGGTCTCACGTCCTTCACCTGGGCGTCGGCCACGAACGCGCCAACTTCCGCGTGTTCTCCTTGATTGACCCCATGCGCGTGGTGGTCGACGTGCGACACCCGAATTGA